Proteins encoded together in one Planctopirus ephydatiae window:
- a CDS encoding chemotaxis protein CheX, with protein MSAVVTASATSRMTAEYVNPVIAATRTVFSTMLNATATRTGLSLRTDPTISSPPSSGVSAVIGLSGQAAGTLVLNLTSSTAIEILHRLVGTEVTQINAEVCDAVGEITNMIAGHAKAQLAKYSLMISIPNVVSGEDHVVHFPSNVIPMVLSFDSDLGPFTIEVGFSNLPVR; from the coding sequence ATGTCTGCAGTCGTCACTGCTTCCGCCACATCCCGTATGACTGCCGAATACGTCAATCCTGTGATTGCCGCGACACGCACTGTCTTTTCGACCATGCTCAATGCCACAGCCACTCGCACTGGCCTGTCACTCCGAACAGACCCGACGATATCCAGCCCACCCTCCAGCGGTGTCAGTGCTGTCATTGGTCTTTCTGGCCAGGCAGCCGGCACTCTGGTACTCAATCTCACCAGTTCCACCGCCATCGAGATCCTTCATCGACTCGTGGGAACAGAAGTCACTCAGATCAACGCCGAAGTCTGCGATGCCGTGGGCGAGATCACCAACATGATTGCCGGACACGCCAAAGCCCAATTAGCCAAGTATTCATTAATGATCAGCATCCCGAATGTCGTCTCCGGCGAAGACCATGTCGTTCATTTTCCGTCCAACGTCATCCCCATGGTTTTGTCATTCGACTCGGATCTCGGCCCCTTCACGATCGAGGTCGGTTTCTCAAATCTTCCAGTGCGATAA
- the rplM gene encoding 50S ribosomal protein L13 produces the protein MQLRIRVVTTAIKSAPDRTSFVKPADVAPKWFVVDAEGQIVGRLATQIATVLMGKHKPEYTPHVDTGDYVIVLNAGKVQFTGGGMVHPEHPAFTTKMAKKKYWWVTGWPSGLRNIPAINLWEKKPEEILRLAVKRMLPKTALGRHMLDKLKLVEGDVHPHQAQKPEAFPAHLMPAKVVS, from the coding sequence ATGCAGTTGAGGATAAGAGTTGTGACGACGGCTATCAAGTCTGCTCCCGACCGGACATCATTTGTCAAGCCCGCTGACGTGGCCCCTAAGTGGTTTGTCGTGGATGCGGAAGGTCAAATTGTCGGGCGTCTGGCAACCCAGATTGCCACAGTATTGATGGGCAAGCACAAGCCTGAGTACACACCGCATGTGGATACCGGCGATTATGTGATTGTCCTGAATGCTGGTAAGGTGCAGTTCACTGGTGGTGGGATGGTGCATCCCGAACACCCTGCCTTCACCACCAAGATGGCCAAGAAGAAATACTGGTGGGTCACAGGTTGGCCTTCGGGTTTGCGAAACATTCCAGCCATTAATCTCTGGGAAAAGAAACCCGAAGAGATTCTGCGACTGGCTGTTAAGCGCATGCTTCCCAAGACGGCGCTGGGACGCCACATGCTCGACAAGCTCAAGCTTGTTGAGGGGGATGTCCATCCTCATCAGGCTCAGAAGCCAGAGGCTTTCCCAGCTCACCTGATGCCTGCCAAGGTTGTCTCGTAG
- the rpsI gene encoding 30S ribosomal protein S9, with translation MSDEITLADPTAPASLAGVTTGSELTLGSEVVAPVAEVQEEKVVHRRGRIDRFGVAMGTGRRKTSVARVRLKPGSGSITINDRTFENYFPIERDRLKIEAPLRACEKYGQVDIWVRAEGGGSTGQTGAVILGIARALDVMFPNLHQTLADGGYLTRDSRMVERKKYGFKKARRSFQFSKR, from the coding sequence ATGTCAGACGAAATCACACTTGCCGATCCCACTGCTCCCGCTTCACTTGCCGGTGTCACCACTGGTTCTGAATTGACACTCGGAAGCGAAGTTGTTGCTCCTGTTGCGGAAGTTCAGGAAGAAAAGGTCGTTCACCGCCGTGGTCGTATCGACCGGTTTGGCGTGGCGATGGGGACTGGTCGTCGCAAGACCTCGGTTGCCCGTGTGCGACTGAAGCCAGGTTCGGGTTCGATTACCATCAACGACAGAACCTTTGAAAATTACTTCCCTATTGAACGTGACCGCCTGAAGATTGAAGCTCCTCTTCGTGCCTGCGAAAAGTACGGCCAGGTCGATATCTGGGTGCGTGCTGAAGGTGGTGGTTCGACTGGACAGACTGGTGCTGTGATCCTGGGTATTGCCCGTGCTCTGGACGTAATGTTCCCAAACCTACACCAGACACTCGCTGATGGTGGCTACCTGACACGAGACAGCCGCATGGTTGAGCGTAAGAAGTACGGCTTCAAGAAGGCTCGTCGCAGCTTCCAGTTCTCGAAGCGTTAA
- a CDS encoding response regulator, which translates to MTDHVESRGTITETAWKDATEKQETRTSVRPYGVGNRLVRVYLVDDHQMILDCLSAYLTADSQFEVVGKATNTEQALVEIAQIQPDVVVMDVELPGRSVFDVAETLRTKAHGVRVIYLSGYASDVFLSKALKAGCYGYLLKGEPVSAIRQAILRAIDGEMSFSPEIRQRLAQDPVSRRFSLPSDTPLTGLTGRQLEVLRHLANGSSVKEIACLMHLSQKSVDSHKYRIMHKLGIHDRVELARFAIREGLTKP; encoded by the coding sequence GTGACGGATCATGTTGAATCCCGAGGGACGATCACAGAGACCGCCTGGAAAGATGCCACAGAGAAGCAGGAAACCCGAACTTCCGTCAGGCCCTATGGCGTTGGGAATCGCCTGGTGCGTGTCTATCTGGTTGATGATCATCAGATGATTCTTGATTGTCTTTCCGCCTATTTGACGGCTGACAGTCAGTTTGAAGTCGTCGGGAAAGCCACCAACACTGAACAGGCGCTCGTGGAGATTGCACAAATACAGCCTGATGTGGTGGTCATGGATGTGGAGCTACCAGGTCGAAGCGTCTTCGATGTCGCTGAAACCTTGCGCACAAAAGCTCATGGCGTGCGCGTGATTTACCTTTCGGGTTATGCGAGTGATGTGTTTCTTTCGAAAGCCCTTAAGGCGGGATGCTACGGGTACCTGCTCAAGGGAGAGCCAGTGAGTGCCATCCGCCAGGCGATTCTTCGGGCAATTGATGGTGAGATGAGCTTTTCTCCGGAGATCCGGCAAAGGCTGGCACAGGATCCGGTTTCCCGCCGGTTTTCACTCCCGTCAGATACGCCGCTAACAGGCTTGACGGGGCGTCAATTGGAAGTTCTGCGGCATCTGGCGAATGGTTCCAGTGTGAAAGAGATTGCGTGCCTGATGCATCTTTCACAAAAGTCAGTCGATAGCCACAAGTACCGAATTATGCACAAGTTGGGAATTCACGACCGCGTGGAACTGGCCCGGTTTGCCATTCGCGAAGGATTGACGAAGCCTTAA
- a CDS encoding response regulator has product MKVLLVDDSGTMRTIQKRCLNKLNVNDIIEAEDGVQALAAFQLHSFDIVLSDWNMPNMDGLTLLKEIRQRNTTIPVIMITTEAERARVVLAIQAGVSDYLVKPFTPDGLREKLERWVGCHV; this is encoded by the coding sequence ATGAAAGTTTTGCTCGTTGACGACTCCGGGACTATGCGCACCATCCAGAAGCGATGCCTCAATAAACTCAATGTGAATGACATTATTGAGGCCGAAGATGGCGTGCAGGCCCTGGCAGCTTTCCAGCTACATTCCTTCGATATCGTGCTCAGTGACTGGAACATGCCCAACATGGATGGGCTAACATTGCTCAAAGAAATCCGTCAAAGAAACACAACCATCCCGGTCATCATGATCACGACCGAAGCCGAACGGGCACGGGTCGTGCTCGCCATTCAAGCCGGTGTCTCAGATTACCTCGTGAAACCATTCACTCCCGATGGACTTCGCGAAAAGCTGGAACGCTGGGTGGGCTGCCACGTTTAG
- the mgtE gene encoding magnesium transporter: MFSELLQPDLRLMLLEDDQYGLHEFCLALYPAVAAEVLHGLEPADVWRVLKACDVERQAEIFAFIDPPQQLELVDNVEREHLSKLIEVMSADDRVDLLGRMDEDHVESLLPLVAKAEREEIRKMLSYPEDCAGAIMTTEYASLPEDITVREALDRLRQQAPDSETIYYIYITDSNRALHGVITLRQLILARPGLRLADLMRRDVVAVKVSDDAEEVARQLALFDLIAIPVVDEENRLVGIITHDDVLDLVQEEANEDAYLQSAIEPLENDYLDTPVVTMAKKRGVWLLLLAAVGFITAKVNEGFEGVSSRHDWLSWFLPLVLASGGNTGSQSATLVIRAITVDRSATRQKVRIASHELMTGFLLASAMSAFSFLAVMFLFGRNLQEAMVVAGTIGLVVTMGTLLGSALPLIFDRLGMDPALMSNPLISSLSDILGVVIYFSTAILILEMLL; encoded by the coding sequence ATGTTCAGCGAACTCCTGCAACCTGATCTGCGACTGATGCTTTTGGAAGATGATCAATACGGGCTTCATGAGTTTTGCCTGGCACTCTATCCGGCGGTGGCAGCCGAGGTGTTGCATGGGCTGGAACCTGCTGACGTGTGGCGGGTGCTCAAGGCCTGTGATGTCGAGCGGCAAGCCGAGATTTTTGCGTTCATCGATCCACCACAGCAATTGGAACTCGTCGATAATGTCGAGCGTGAGCATCTTTCCAAGCTGATTGAAGTAATGTCGGCCGATGACCGTGTCGATCTGCTGGGGCGTATGGATGAAGACCATGTGGAGAGTCTTCTGCCACTGGTCGCCAAGGCGGAACGCGAAGAAATTCGCAAGATGCTCAGCTATCCGGAGGATTGTGCCGGTGCGATCATGACGACGGAGTATGCGTCGTTACCTGAGGATATCACTGTCCGGGAAGCGCTGGATCGTCTGCGGCAACAGGCACCGGATAGCGAGACGATTTACTATATATACATCACCGATTCCAATCGCGCTTTGCATGGTGTGATAACGTTACGGCAGCTGATTCTGGCGAGGCCGGGCCTGCGACTGGCCGATCTGATGCGTCGGGATGTGGTAGCTGTCAAGGTGAGTGACGACGCGGAAGAGGTGGCTCGCCAACTGGCTCTGTTTGACCTGATTGCCATTCCGGTCGTCGATGAAGAGAACCGTCTGGTGGGCATTATTACCCACGATGATGTGCTCGATCTGGTGCAGGAAGAAGCCAATGAAGATGCCTATCTTCAGTCGGCTATCGAACCACTGGAGAATGATTATCTCGATACACCGGTCGTTACGATGGCGAAGAAGCGCGGCGTCTGGCTGTTGTTGTTGGCTGCTGTGGGGTTTATCACAGCCAAAGTGAATGAAGGTTTTGAAGGGGTGAGCAGTCGGCATGACTGGCTGAGCTGGTTTTTGCCCCTGGTGCTGGCCAGTGGTGGCAATACGGGTTCGCAATCGGCCACTCTCGTGATTCGCGCGATTACGGTCGATCGATCAGCAACCCGACAGAAGGTGCGAATTGCCAGTCATGAGTTAATGACCGGTTTTCTGCTGGCCAGTGCGATGTCGGCCTTCAGTTTTCTGGCAGTGATGTTTCTGTTTGGCCGCAATCTGCAGGAAGCGATGGTCGTTGCCGGTACGATCGGCCTGGTTGTGACGATGGGAACGTTGCTCGGTTCGGCGCTCCCACTGATTTTTGATCGCCTGGGGATGGATCCGGCGTTGATGTCCAACCCGCTGATCTCTTCGTTGAGTGATATTCTGGGTGTCGTCATCTACTTCAGCACTGCGATCCTTATTCTGGAAATGCTGTTGTAA
- a CDS encoding tetratricopeptide repeat protein — protein sequence MKRIARKLALGITGLALTISGVGCAHQGIQSPLARWRADSSPKTQAVSAAKASQGTSASSSKSNAGLLSRFTKRPSSKATPTAKPVNDSALWLEQAAQAEIGGRLKEAQNLYAKVCQAEPGHVLARHRLAVVTTQLDDFPTAWGHYQEALKLAPDQADIWSDAGYCLFRQGNYEQAEQHVREAMKQHPDESRYINNLALIRGVQGHADEALGLFKKCHDEATSLEFMAQIHELRKDPAAAKSARDQAQVARAKKTSQTLAGTTGGIPEAVSPEPSVSKKPLDFPTEPKATAAVAAPAQVSSIESPMADPAVKAAAYLVDELPPSPSIAKPIATAESAPSSSPSSSLPVAVIPTVAPLGHRMAIGNQPRAMEVVPPAQVSQIATRPAVPAVAEGTISIVKSRPLSTPVESLLPIIQPAVMPASGALQSSTAPIVQPPTQQIPAPQLLADRMPATDSKSVVAPVSETPAPLPAAVITRAAHTQTGDEERFSARTEQRIVSESSLMTTIVSRVSPQDVTINQIHAPRTFPMDAVEVETEDPGDAPIFVIRGQSQDAAAPSNLPVPTPAEGSPAGLETLPESTQTSAVKLPESAEKSPAAVSDVPADLAAGPAPFPESSESQPQVKQQIRAADVEWFDSRRQQILGREQQDLFCGYCPVALREARELVNGRPEFVCESDGQRILCSSAEALKLFQSDPSRYLPVKAGQDLVLAKESSSANKTDELPTPTSPPASRGNLAYASWYEGKLYFFQSAAALKEFHEHPESVVLP from the coding sequence ATGAAGCGCATAGCACGAAAACTGGCGCTGGGAATCACCGGGCTGGCGCTCACCATCTCCGGGGTGGGTTGTGCTCATCAGGGGATACAATCTCCTCTGGCGAGATGGCGGGCGGATTCGTCGCCGAAGACTCAGGCGGTTTCCGCTGCGAAAGCTTCACAAGGCACAAGCGCTTCCTCATCGAAGTCAAACGCAGGCCTCTTGTCGCGATTTACGAAGCGTCCCTCATCGAAGGCCACACCCACTGCCAAGCCCGTCAACGATTCGGCACTCTGGCTGGAGCAGGCGGCACAGGCTGAAATTGGTGGCCGACTCAAAGAGGCACAAAACCTGTATGCCAAGGTTTGTCAGGCAGAACCCGGTCATGTCCTTGCCCGGCATCGTCTCGCAGTCGTCACCACTCAACTTGATGATTTTCCGACCGCCTGGGGTCACTATCAGGAAGCACTCAAGCTGGCTCCTGATCAAGCGGATATCTGGAGTGATGCCGGCTATTGCCTGTTCCGGCAGGGGAATTATGAGCAGGCCGAACAGCATGTGCGCGAAGCGATGAAGCAACATCCGGATGAATCTCGCTATATCAATAACCTCGCTCTGATTCGCGGGGTGCAAGGCCATGCCGATGAAGCACTTGGTTTGTTCAAAAAATGCCACGACGAAGCGACCTCTCTGGAGTTCATGGCCCAGATTCATGAGTTGAGGAAAGATCCAGCGGCTGCGAAATCGGCTCGTGATCAGGCACAGGTGGCTCGTGCGAAAAAGACTTCTCAAACATTGGCTGGGACGACAGGCGGGATTCCAGAAGCCGTCTCCCCAGAGCCTTCCGTCAGTAAGAAACCCCTCGACTTCCCGACTGAACCCAAAGCGACAGCCGCTGTGGCAGCTCCTGCTCAAGTGAGCTCAATAGAATCACCAATGGCTGATCCCGCAGTAAAAGCTGCTGCTTATCTTGTGGATGAACTGCCACCTTCGCCATCGATTGCCAAACCAATTGCAACCGCAGAGAGTGCTCCCTCCTCCAGCCCATCTTCGAGTCTACCTGTCGCAGTCATTCCAACCGTGGCCCCACTGGGGCATCGAATGGCAATTGGTAACCAGCCGCGAGCGATGGAAGTTGTGCCCCCTGCTCAAGTGAGTCAGATCGCTACGAGACCTGCTGTTCCCGCAGTGGCTGAGGGAACGATTTCGATTGTGAAGTCACGCCCGCTGTCGACTCCAGTCGAGAGTCTGCTGCCGATTATTCAACCTGCGGTGATGCCCGCTTCAGGCGCCCTGCAGAGTTCAACTGCACCAATTGTTCAGCCACCGACACAGCAAATTCCGGCACCGCAGCTTCTGGCAGATCGTATGCCGGCAACAGATTCCAAGTCGGTCGTGGCACCTGTGAGTGAAACTCCGGCACCATTGCCAGCGGCAGTCATCACGAGAGCCGCACATACCCAGACTGGAGATGAAGAGCGCTTCTCTGCTCGTACAGAACAGCGAATCGTCTCGGAATCCTCGCTGATGACAACGATCGTGTCGCGAGTCAGTCCACAGGATGTGACGATCAATCAGATTCATGCTCCGCGAACCTTCCCCATGGATGCGGTCGAGGTCGAGACGGAAGATCCTGGGGATGCACCCATTTTTGTCATTCGCGGGCAAAGCCAGGATGCGGCAGCACCTTCGAATCTTCCCGTGCCAACGCCAGCAGAAGGATCGCCAGCAGGGCTCGAGACATTGCCAGAATCGACCCAGACTTCAGCTGTCAAGTTGCCCGAGAGCGCGGAAAAGAGTCCTGCCGCTGTGAGTGATGTCCCCGCGGATCTGGCTGCAGGGCCAGCCCCTTTCCCGGAGTCATCCGAGTCTCAGCCACAAGTGAAACAGCAGATTCGTGCTGCGGATGTCGAGTGGTTTGATTCACGTCGTCAGCAGATTTTGGGGCGTGAGCAGCAGGATCTGTTCTGTGGCTACTGCCCGGTGGCCTTGCGGGAGGCACGCGAGCTGGTGAATGGCCGACCGGAGTTTGTCTGCGAAAGCGATGGGCAGCGAATTCTGTGCAGCAGTGCCGAGGCGTTAAAGCTCTTCCAGAGCGATCCTTCGAGATATCTGCCGGTCAAAGCAGGGCAGGATCTGGTACTCGCGAAGGAAAGTTCTTCAGCCAACAAAACCGATGAATTGCCAACCCCAACGAGCCCGCCGGCAAGCCGCGGGAACCTGGCTTATGCCAGTTGGTACGAGGGAAAGCTCTATTTCTTTCAGTCAGCCGCCGCGCTGAAAGAGTTTCACGAGCATCCTGAAAGCGTCGTTCTCCCGTAA